In Oryza sativa Japonica Group chromosome 1, ASM3414082v1, the genomic stretch TATTTGTTATTTGGAGCTCAGGATCAATCAAGCCATTTCTGTTAGTCTGAACCTATCAGTTTTaaattatgttttttatttaatGCTTATTTTTGTATTCCTAAAGCAAATGTAGATAAGAGAAGAATTATGATACCATATCATTGTGATACTTAAGAGAATGTTGTTATATTATGTTTCTATGGATTGAGCACTCACACCGCAGTCATAATCAActtgttcattttattttctcactggaaaaaaaaacatgttaatATCAAGGTTCTGCACCCACATATCTGTTTGTTTGTTCCTGTAGTAAGTCATTGCAGATTTTTTTCTGTAGAACTCTCTCTATTCTATCTGTTCCATTGATTGGTAGAGTATGTATGTGTACATATCAACATATGAGTTTATGGGCCTAATGGGCCTCAAAACCATGCACATGCACAAGTACACAGCCTAACAGTTTTTCAAACTAGAGTCTCAGACGATGGTGTTGAAGTTTAGTCAACCTTAGCAAAAATGTGGGTTAGATACTCGCATGTTTATGAAAGCTGGAGAAAAATTATGCATACTTTTCATTAATTGCTTTACAAATTAcacaaaattcaaaattctgTGGTGGTTCAAATAGTTGTCACAAAGTTGTCGATTCAAAACTAGCAAGCCAACAGAGATGGTTATATTGATTATTGCATACTAACATGGTGGGGACaaacgtgtttttttttttttgtaagagGCTCATAACTTATTGCCACATCAATAAATTCTTCGAGAAGTTCACAATATCAGTAAAATGTTCCTGTTCTTTGCTCAGGGAGTACTCTTAGCCAACTTATAGGTTCTTCTTACAGTATAATGATTTGAATAGTTTCTCTCTGCAGCAGCAAGAAGGAATACTGGCATATCATTTTTTCCATGTGCCTTGAACAGTCAATGCTGCTTCAATGTCTCTACATAATCATTTTGTGTCATGCTGTCCTTTTCagtgaaatatattttttatgcttGTAAGTGTAATCCAGTCCTCAAGCCTTGCAAAACAGGCCAAATGTTGGAAGCCAAAACAATCTTGACTCTTTCATAGTCCATGAGGTCTGCAGCTAGCTGACCAGATTTTTTAGTACTAAACCAGAATTGTTAGACATTGTAGGAAGCACCCTAACCTGAATCCTTAATTGTTTATGATGCCATCTTCCTATATGCCAAGACATGTGGAGCTTCAGGGAAGCGGATTAAACAAGGAACCATGGCATCAAGTGATATCACAGCCGGCATTGCCAGGCAATTGACATCTCAGGAAGTACCAAACAAGCATTAGAAGCCAGAATTGGAGTAACAGATAAACTACCCTCTGCAACCAAATCCCATTTGCCTTCCCTGTGGCTCACCATGTCCAAGCATGGTTTcctgttcttcctcctcttctttgtGCAACACCTTCACACCATCATCTCTTTGCTTGATTCACCTGGAGGAAGCTTAGCATCACTTCCAGAATGGCAGCCCATGCCATGCAAGTCTGTATCTGTCAACCCCTTATGCAGCTCATACCTCTATGTCACCCCAGAAGGGCGCAATTTGTCCAAAGTAGCCTCTGATTTCAGTGGGAATGCATCTCTTTTCCAGCGGATCACACGGCTCTCTGGTTCAGAGGACTTGCTGGTGAATGTGCCGTGTGTGTGCGAAGCGATCAATGCCACCATGACTGGTCTCTTCCATGACACTAACTACAGGGTGAAGGATGGCGATATGGGTGACATTATCAACAGCAAGACTTTCAGTGGGCTCGCGTTGAATGTTGGTGATGGTCAGATCCTGCACAAAGAAGAGAAGTTGATCATTCACCTTCCATGTGGATGCTCCTCGACAGCGCCAGAGGGAGTGTTGTCTTATGCAGTTCAGGATGGAGATACCTTGGGCAACATCGCAAGCTTGTTCAGATCGAGTTGGAAAGATATCTTGGATTTGAACCCAAGAGTCGCAAATCCTGATTTCATAAAGCCAGGATGGATCTTGTTTATCCCGATGGGAGTTGCTGGTCCTTCTAACAAGAGTGAGTCACTGTTTCTTTTCAACtgatgtttttatttatttattttctgcaGTACTGAAAACTGATACATAAGGCTTCATGAGAACAAGTATAAATGGTACTGTGGACATGATATTAGATTTAGTGAGACACAATAAGCAGATGGCTCCACGATTGCTCTTCAAGTTTACAAACCGAAGCTAATTTTCTTTTGATCACAGGATCTCAACTACTGTGAAATTTGTGTGTACTACTTTTTGCTCCTTTCTAACTGGATGCTGAACCTTTGCATCTCCTTTCTTTGTTTGATGATTTTAGAGGTTCGTGGCTTACCAATCATAATAGCAGCATCCATATCAGTTGCCATGTTGCTCCTATGTGTGTTAACCATCATACTTTGCCTGAAAAGGAGATCTACTCTGCCCAGTGTTGAAGCACCAGCGCATAAAATGGAGAAAATTCCCAGTAATACAAGCATTGCTGCACTGGAGAGTCGTTTCTATCCATCCATGAGAATCAATGGTCTTGTTCTTCTACCTTTATTCGTGTTTTTAGTAAAAATACATCCTTATTAATATTATTGAGTTGATTGGTTGCAGAAATTGATCCATTCCAAACAGAGAGGCCTGTGATTTTCAGCTTGAGAGCAATTGAAGATGCTACATCTAATTTTGATGAGAAGAGGAAGATTGGTGAGGGAGGATATGGAAGTGTCTACCTCGGTTTCATAGGAACACACGTAAGAAGTTTCTAAAGTATCTTGCAAAGGTTACTATAATCACAAAGCAGTATTAGATGATCATATCCCTATTCGAAATTGGGACCTTCATTGCAGGAAATAGCAGTCAAGAAGATGAAAGCAAGCAAATCAAAGGAGTTCTTTGCTGAGTTGAAAGTGCTGTGCAAAATACATCACATAAATGTGGTACGTAGTTAGTTACCAGGAGGGAGGTGATGATTGATGGAATGATTTTTTGTTTTCTCAAACACATGATTGATGTAATGTGAAGAAAGTTTTTCTTTAACATTTTCAATTCTATTTTACATAGGTTGAATTGATTGGTTATGCTGCTGGGGATGATCATCTTTACCTCGTTTATGAGTATGTCCAGAATGGATCGCTTAGTGAACATCTCCATGATCCTTTGCTGAAAGGTATGTATTAAAATGAGAACCAGCATTTTATTTTGAGGTAACAATTGTTATTGATGTTCCAAAAGCAAACTATATATTTGGTAAAACTTGCAGAATTATCAATGGAGCACCTGTTTCTCATATTACATGAGCATGTGTGTTGCCCTTATTTAAGACTTACATCAACTCTCTTTCATGTGATATTTATAGGCCACCAACCTCTATCATGGACTGCAAGAACACAGATAGCAATGGACTCTGCACGTGGTATTGAATACATCCATGATCATACAAAGACCTGCTATGTGCACCGTGACATCAAAACCAGCAATATTCTGCTAGACAATGGTCTACGAGCTAAAGTGAGCCCATGCAAAACCCATCAATTTTCAGGTATGTCTGCTCAGATATTCCATCTGTTTGATTATCTTTTGTTTAACAGGTTGCAGATTTCGGCTTGGTCAAGCTCGTTCAGCGTAGTGATGAAGATGAATGTCTGGCAACTCGTTTGGTTGGAACGCCAGGCTACCTTCCACCAGAGTTAGTTTTGATTTACATCTACTTGAGATGATGGTGTTTCACATGTAGTAGCACTAATATCATTAATCCTGCAGATCAGTTCTTGAGCTTCACATGACTACCAAATCCGATGTGTATGCATTCGGAGTAGTTCTTGCAGAGCTTATTACTGGTCTCCGTGCACTTGTACGGGACAACAAGGAAGCTAACAAGACAAAATCTCTAATCTCAATCGTAAGATCTGTTGCAGCCAGTTTTGAATGTTTCAGCAGAATTGTTGTTTCTCCGATTGGCACACTGATCTTTACCCAAGTGTGctcaatatatatttaatgaaatCAAAGGATCAAATTGGCCATTTTGTGGACAGATGAGGAAAGCATTCAAACCAGAAGATCTGGAGAGTTCCCTG encodes the following:
- the LOC9267920 gene encoding lysM domain receptor-like kinase 3, with the translated sequence MSKHGFLFFLLFFVQHLHTIISLLDSPGGSLASLPEWQPMPCKSVSVNPLCSSYLYVTPEGRNLSKVASDFSGNASLFQRITRLSGSEDLLVNVPCVCEAINATMTGLFHDTNYRVKDGDMGDIINSKTFSGLALNVGDGQILHKEEKLIIHLPCGCSSTAPEGVLSYAVQDGDTLGNIASLFRSSWKDILDLNPRVANPDFIKPGWILFIPMGVAGPSNKKVRGLPIIIAASISVAMLLLCVLTIILCLKRRSTLPSVEAPAHKMEKIPSNTSIAALESRFYPSMRINEIDPFQTERPVIFSLRAIEDATSNFDEKRKIGEGGYGSVYLGFIGTHEIAVKKMKASKSKEFFAELKVLCKIHHINVVELIGYAAGDDHLYLVYEYVQNGSLSEHLHDPLLKGHQPLSWTARTQIAMDSARGIEYIHDHTKTCYVHRDIKTSNILLDNGLRAKVADFGLVKLVQRSDEDECLATRLVGTPGYLPPESVLELHMTTKSDVYAFGVVLAELITGLRALVRDNKEANKTKSLISIMRKAFKPEDLESSLETIVDPYLKDNYPIEEVCKLANISMWCLSEDPLHRPEMREVMPILAQIHMASIEWEASLGGDGEVFSGVSNGR